The window CACGGGGCGAGGATGGCTGCTGATCACGACAGATCCTAAACGTATGAGAAATGCCTCATAGTCGGCTAGAGCCCTGTTGGGCGAAAAATACACGCCGACCACTACGCAATCCCCTATCCGCGCTGCAACAAACCCGTCGTCCCTGGTGATGTTTTCAGGGAATTGCGAGCCTGAGGAAGGCGACGAGATGATGGCCACCGAGCAGCTAGCATCCCCCACCCAATCGTCACGAGGCGGAACAAAGTATGGCTCCGCAACTATCGCCACTTTGACACCCCACTCCGCCATGCTCTGACACAGAAGGTCTTGTGCTCTGGCAGAGTGGTTGATGTTGCACTGCAAGAATGTCGTACTTTGAGACATTATGGACATTCCATCTCAAAAGGTTCCACACCTTGTGACGATTCGGTGGGGGGTATTTTAGGCCGAGAGGCTGGGGCCTTTTTGGGTGTCTTGCCCGTCTTCTTATTGGCTGCCTTACATAGTTTACTGCCGATTGCATGATCGGCGGGCTTATTGGCCTCCGCGCATACGGGGCAATGGGGCGCCGCAGAACACGTCCTGGCCTCGTGGCCTCGTTTGCCACATCGGAAACAGAGGCCACTACAGTCTACCGCAGAATTGCATTGCGTCGCCACATGCTCACCCGTGATGCATCTGTAGCAGCGCATCGGCCTTTGCTTTAACAGCTTAACACTGGCAGACACCCAGCCAACTAGGAGCCGACGGCCATCCTCCAGCTTTTTAGCCACAGTCACCGGGCACGCTACAATCGAGGTCCCCATACCACGCGGTGCACGACGAATCTCGCCTACTTTAAGGTCCAGCTCAGAGCAAGCTCCAGCCTTGGCCAGTGCTGCTGTCAGCTCTTCCCTAGTCACGGAATCATCCAGGCCAGATATTCGCAGGTCTACCCGCTTTACAGGTCTGGAGACCTTCACTTCCTCCGGATTCAGGGCTTGCCTCAGCTTGTCGGCCAAGGCGTCGGCTAGGGGGCCACTAGAACTGCCGGGCACCTGCAAGAGGCGGGCACCAGTGGCCGTGACCTTGCACCGCATGCCCTCGATACCCAAGCTCACAGTATCCACCTGACTTTTTGCTCGACCCAACACCTCCTCATATGTCACGCCATTTTGAGAAGCGTGCGGCTGCAGGGTCAAAACAACCGCTGCTGACCGGGGCGGGCGAAGCCTGGCTTCCTGCCGTTTCTTCTTCTGGGCCTCTTTTCTAGTGGCCTTCTTTTGGGACTTCTTTTGACCCACAGTTTGCCAGGCACCCTCTTCCGCTTGCTGTGGGGCAGCTGCCGCGGCCGCATCAGGTGCAGTCTTGGAAGACTTGGCGTTCTTCCTTTTAGCCTTCTTGGTTTTAGCTGGGGCTGTGCTTGTACTCGGCTGAGAGGGCGGGATGTCGACCGCCTGCGATACCTGTTCCACAGGAGTCTCTGCCAAAGTCGGCCTGGCCGCTGTCTTCTCGGCAAACGTGGCCATAGTTGGAGCTCTACCTTTGCTGCCCCGGTCAGAGGCCAATGTGGGTCTGAGGACTTTCCCCTCCAAAAAGTTTACTTTCGTAAGGACCTCTTCCCTGAATCGACCGAGTTCTTCTTTAAGGAGACTCGTCAGCTGTTTCTCCAGTGCTGGCGTGTCCCGCGGCGCTTCAGTCTCAGGCTGAGCTGAGCGCTTCGACTTGTAGACCTCCGTTCGAATCTCGTCTAACTCTTGACGAAGGTCAGCCATCTCCTGTTTTAGGCGAGCGTTCTCCGCCTGCAAGCGGCGCGTCTCGCTGGAGGTACATCTCTCCATTAGCTCGTGTGCTAAGTCTTCAATTGAGGCTGCCGCATCCTTGAGGGTCTTCTGGGCGGTGCCCTTCAGGCCTTTGGACATCTTCCCAACCGCTCTTATTGCCGCAACAGAGTTGTTCAGCCTCTCCTCTATAGACCCGGCAGTTAGGTCTTCCGGCTCGAATTCCGCCTCAGACCGAGTGGAGGCGCGTGACGCTGCCCTCTCACTCCTGACCGCCACCTTTTTGGCGGCTTCAGCCAATTGCCGATCCTCCTCACCGATGCGGACCTTCAGAAACTCGGCACGACGAGTAGCCTGAAGAGCCTCCCTTGCCTTCCCGAGGCCAATACATTCGCCGGTTGTCGGCGGTCTTCCTCTACCTCTCTTACCGCGCTGAGCGCGCGCCTGTGGAGGATTATCCTCATCCGTCGCAGAACTCAATTCCGGGCTCTCCGTGTTCCGCCGTTTCCTGAAGAAGCGGGACTGTCCGCAACCACTACTGGCACTCTTAACACTCATTTCAGAGTCCGAAACCTGTGCGACAACATCTCCCGCATTCTTTCCCACCACTTCGTCTCCCACCACTTCGTCTCCCACCACATCGTCTCCTACTACTGCATCAACAATTGCGTCCGAAGGCGCAAGGCGTAAATTGCCCCCCCCAGAATACGAGGGGCAGCCGGTGTCATTAGACACCGGGGTGGATTCTCCGACCGCGGTACGGCCGGTACCACCCTGGGgtagattttctttattcacGACTTGCATTTTTTGAACGttcctttttttaattcaggTGTGCGGTCACCCTAGCATTGACCTAAGCTCAATTACCCGATCCCACCCCAAACGACTGATTTTTCGAGTGGTTTACTCCACCGGACAGACTGAGGAAGAAAGGAAGGAAAAGGGGGAAAGGATAGAGCGATCCGCATCGCCAGTCGACTCTCATTATGAGAGAAGTACCGGGAGCAGACCGACTCTTTAAGGATGGGAAGAGGACAGAGGGAAAGGAGGGAAAGGATTGCAGGACATTGGCCAGCAACCAACAAGACCCCGTAGGGAGTTATTGATTGCCGTTTCCAGGGTGCACCGTCCTGAGCCCTTGTCAGCCCATTAAAGCTTTCAAGGGATCAGGCACTCGGGGAGGTTTCCTGCactagcaccccaacctaacctaacctaacctaacctaacctaacctaacctaacctaacctaacctaaccgatatacctatttgttcccctacatcccagtgaattttctctttagtgcatctcgtgtatccttcaatataacaagtgttttcagtgcagatttctccataatttctctttaaaaaattcatctagtttccgtgaacgccatacttaggcgctaacactcatataactctctaaaattttttctcgctatcccttgatcgtctttgttTGTAGTTCtgtttacttacctgtctcccggctccctgtgaagtttcgtcgcattccgttgcagttttcttgcattctcacctgtaacatagatatttttcatacaaattttaataaaatcacactttttccccttttttccaaattttttctatcggaccctcgctagcttgttacaccatcttatcaggctaacggaggcgcatcttttgacgcctcacacgtctcgataggaccacccgtttttgaaatcgtattttcacgatcttcaaaaagtctacctaagcccctcaggcacgtgttcgacatatacctatttgttcccctacatcccagtgaattttctctttagtgcatctcgtgtatccttcaatataacaagtgttttcagtgcagatttctccataatttctctttaaaaaattcatctagtttccgtgaacgccatacttaggcgctaacactcatataactctctaaaattttttctcgctatcccttgatcgtctttgttTGTAGTTCtgtttacttacctgtctcccggctccctgtgaagtttcgtcgcattccgttgcagttttcttgcattctcacctgtaacatagatatttttcatacaaattttaataaaatcacactttttccccttttttccaaattttttctatcggaccctcgctagcttgttacaccatcttatcaggctaacggaggcgcatcttttgacgcctcacacgtctcgataggaccacccgtttttgaaatcgtattttcacgatcttcaaaaagtctacctaagcccctcaggcacgtgttcgacatatacctatttgttcccctacatcccagtgaattttctctttagtgcatctcgtgtatccttcaatataacaagtgttttcagtgcagatttctccataatttctctttaaaaaattcatctagtttccgtgaacgccatacttaggcgctaacactcatataactctctaaaattttttctcgctatcccttgatcgtctttgttTGTAGTTCtgtttacttacctgtctcccggctccctgtgaagtttcgtcgcattccgttgcagttttcttgcattctcacctgtaacatagatatttttcatacaaattttaataaaatcacactttttccccttttttccaaattttttctatcggaccctcgctagcttgttacacc of the Plodia interpunctella isolate USDA-ARS_2022_Savannah chromosome 26, ilPloInte3.2, whole genome shotgun sequence genome contains:
- the LOC128681034 gene encoding uncharacterized protein LOC128681034: MQVVNKENLPQGGTGRTAVGESTPVSNDTGCPSYSGGGNLRLAPSDAIVDAVVGDDVVGDEVVGDEVVGKNAGDVVAQVSDSEMSVKSASSGCGQSRFFRKRRNTESPELSSATDEDNPPQARAQRGKRGRGRPPTTGECIGLGKAREALQATRRAEFLKVRIGEEDRQLAEAAKKVAVRSERAASRASTRSEAEFEPEDLTAGSIEERLNNSVAAIRAVGKMSKGLKGTAQKTLKDAAASIEDLAHELMERCTSSETRRLQAENARLKQEMADLRQELDEIRTEVYKSKRSAQPETEAPRDTPALEKQLTSLLKEELGRFREEVLTKVNFLEGKVLRPTLASDRGSKGRAPTMATFAEKTAARPTLAETPVEQVSQAVDIPPSQPSTSTAPAKTKKAKRKNAKSSKTAPDAAAAAAPQQAEEGAWQTVGQKKSQKKATRKEAQKKKRQEARLRPPRSAAVVLTLQPHASQNGVTYEEVLGRAKSQVDTVSLGIEGMRCKVTATGARLLQVPGSSSGPLADALADKLRQALNPEEVKVSRPVKRVDLRISGLDDSVTREELTAALAKAGACSELDLKVGEIRRAPRGMGTSIVACPVTVAKKLEDGRRLLVGWVSASVKLLKQRPMRCYRCITGEHVATQCNSAVDCSGLCFRCGKRGHEARTCSAAPHCPVCAEANKPADHAIGSKLCKAANKKTGKTPKKAPASRPKIPPTESSQGVEPFEMECP